Proteins from a genomic interval of Benincasa hispida cultivar B227 chromosome 7, ASM972705v1, whole genome shotgun sequence:
- the LOC120081934 gene encoding MLP-like protein 31, translating to MSLQRKLEGDIEIEASASKFHELLHKRLHHVPKASGDKVQSCELHEGDWGKVGSIVYWNYFLDGKAKVGKHVIEAIDEEKNLMKFKEIEGDLLKIYKSFNYTIQAIPKGKGSVVHWTMEYEKLHENIPDSHSLLELCLAIAKDISDHIQKGN from the exons ATGTCTCTCCAAAGAAAATTGGAAGGTGATATAGAAATTGAGGCTTCAGCTTCAAAATTTCATGAATTGCTTCACAAGAGACTACACCATGTTCCCAAAGCTTCTGGAGACAAAGTACAAAGCTGTGAGTTGCATGAGGGTGATTGGGGAAAAGTTGGTTCAATCGTCTATTGGAACTACTTTCTTG ATGGAAAGGCTAAAGTGGGAAAGCATGTCATTGAAGCTATAGATGAGGAAAAGAATTTGATGAAGTTCAAAGAGATAGAAGGAGACCTTTTAAAGATTTACAAAAGCTTCAATTATACCATCCAAGCTATTCCAAAAGGTAAGGGAAGTGTGGTTCACTGGACAATGGAATATGAGAAACTTCATGAAAACATTCCTGATTCACATTCCTTGCTAGAGCTTTGTCTTGCCATTGCCAAAGACATTAGTGACCATATTCAGAAAGgcaattaa